Proteins from a single region of Verrucomicrobiota bacterium:
- a CDS encoding C39 family peptidase — translation MSILGLSMLVRFLIIFAWLFSILTGVSRASEIGKALLNPSAWQSNRLPGEWTSGNPRNLRINKNDTIFGIKPYEAIAKMEGQRVQHVTLVYFEEGRYFTSDLDESSVIDTRELSSKEKEKIKEDAKKKQKQIKESREKERKALPGVMREIESKLTRYIRAHTGSPGFPKTTGSGALKRKVTSFRKNQFKLDLEVVPNSLIHLTITDTSLRPTASSISKAMRQEKNLANVMTSPNGDVIVKNIPTVDQGSRGYCWVGCVTMISRYHGLNLDIDLVASKAGYKEGDVENANTERMLRSVGTEGKLFIKTITPSIYAIKREIDKGQPIIVSRYFTRDRDAFHTQYAKSFKSSKDKKLKAPEELNERSLWPSSRLHGSHASVIVGYNQARDEVIFTESWGSSARERRMSMKELKATSKNLRSFAPSAALSMGARTYTPPASSSRKFIY, via the coding sequence ATGTCGATATTAGGACTGTCTATGCTGGTTCGATTTTTGATAATATTCGCTTGGCTTTTTTCTATTTTGACCGGCGTCTCGAGAGCCTCCGAAATAGGTAAGGCGCTCCTCAATCCCTCCGCTTGGCAGAGTAATCGATTACCTGGAGAGTGGACGAGTGGAAATCCCCGCAATCTAAGAATAAATAAAAATGACACGATTTTTGGCATTAAACCATATGAGGCAATAGCCAAGATGGAAGGGCAAAGGGTCCAGCATGTCACTCTTGTTTACTTTGAAGAGGGACGTTACTTCACTTCAGATTTAGACGAGTCATCTGTCATCGACACGCGAGAGTTATCAAGCAAAGAAAAAGAAAAAATTAAAGAAGATGCGAAAAAAAAACAAAAACAGATCAAGGAGAGCCGAGAAAAAGAACGTAAAGCTCTACCAGGGGTGATGCGTGAAATTGAATCCAAGCTAACCCGCTATATCCGAGCTCATACGGGGAGTCCCGGCTTCCCCAAAACGACAGGCTCAGGTGCCTTGAAACGAAAAGTAACCAGCTTCAGAAAGAACCAATTCAAACTAGATTTAGAGGTGGTTCCTAATTCACTCATTCATCTCACCATAACGGACACTTCACTTAGACCAACCGCTAGTTCGATTTCAAAAGCTATGAGACAAGAAAAAAATTTGGCAAATGTTATGACGAGCCCCAATGGAGATGTCATCGTCAAGAATATCCCCACTGTAGACCAGGGCTCTAGAGGCTATTGCTGGGTAGGCTGTGTCACCATGATTTCACGTTATCATGGTCTAAACTTAGATATTGACCTAGTGGCCTCCAAGGCGGGCTACAAAGAAGGTGATGTTGAGAATGCGAATACTGAGCGCATGCTTAGGTCTGTGGGCACTGAAGGAAAACTATTTATCAAGACTATAACTCCGAGCATCTATGCCATTAAGCGCGAGATTGATAAGGGACAACCCATCATAGTCAGCCGTTATTTTACACGTGATCGAGATGCTTTCCATACGCAGTATGCCAAATCTTTCAAATCAAGTAAGGACAAGAAATTGAAAGCTCCTGAGGAACTCAATGAAAGAAGTCTCTGGCCTTCATCAAGGCTTCATGGTTCCCATGCATCAGTAATAGTCGGCTATAACCAAGCGCGAGATGAGGTCATTTTTACAGAGAGTTGGGGTAGTTCTGCGAGAGAGCGCCGCATGAGCATGAAGGAGCTCAAAGCAACCAGCAAAAATTTGCGTTCCTTTGCACCAAGTGCTGCCTTATCCATGGGTGCTAGAACTTATACGCCTCCTGCCAGTTCCTCACGTAAATTTATCTACTGA